The following are encoded together in the Clostridia bacterium genome:
- a CDS encoding DegV family protein has product MNYEVVTDSSADLTDDMIEKYSIHILSLVYRIGGEEFHSYVKGQKTDHKRFYDRLRKGELAETSLISVEQCQHTFESILKQGKDLLYIGVSSALSGSYNAAAMVASHLREAYPDRRVYTVDSLSASLGEGLLVYYAAEQRLAGKSIDEVNAWLLANRLHLCHWFTVDDLFHLKRGGRISATTALLGTMLSVKPVMHVDDEGRLVPVGKVRGRRRSLEALADEMQKTCINPTEQVVFISHGDSIEDAQYVEKLVRERLGVKDTLINYVDPVIGAHSGPGTIALFFLGARR; this is encoded by the coding sequence CATATTCTTTCCCTCGTTTACAGAATCGGCGGGGAAGAGTTCCACAGCTACGTTAAGGGGCAGAAGACGGATCACAAGCGGTTCTATGATAGGCTGAGAAAAGGAGAGCTCGCCGAGACCTCTCTGATAAGCGTGGAACAATGCCAGCATACGTTCGAGAGCATTCTCAAGCAAGGCAAGGACCTTCTTTACATAGGCGTCTCATCGGCGCTCAGTGGTAGTTACAACGCCGCCGCCATGGTGGCAAGTCATCTACGGGAGGCCTATCCAGATCGCAGAGTATATACTGTCGACTCCCTCTCGGCTTCCTTGGGCGAGGGGCTGTTAGTGTATTACGCTGCGGAGCAGAGGCTCGCAGGCAAATCCATCGACGAGGTAAACGCCTGGCTCCTTGCAAACAGGCTTCACCTGTGCCATTGGTTCACAGTTGATGACCTCTTCCATCTGAAGAGGGGCGGGAGGATATCTGCAACCACTGCATTGCTGGGCACGATGCTTTCGGTCAAGCCGGTAATGCATGTTGATGATGAGGGCAGGCTTGTTCCTGTTGGCAAGGTGCGGGGCAGGCGAAGATCACTTGAGGCGCTTGCAGATGAGATGCAGAAGACCTGCATAAACCCGACTGAGCAGGTTGTGTTCATATCCCACGGCGACAGCATTGAGGATGCTCAGTATGTTGAGAAACTGGTTAGAGAGCGGCTCGGTGTAAAGGATACTCTGATAAACTATGTCGATCCTGTCATAGGTGCGCACTCGGGTCCCGGCACTATTGCGTTGTTCTTCCTTGGCGCCAGGAGGTGA
- a CDS encoding methyl-accepting chemotaxis protein, with product MRFGFSAKLTLVLVVVAIGVSSTIGMMSVVTIRNDVTSLVNTRVKRDLATVRDIIDQKHPGQWSLQGDQILKGVHVMNEDYELIDEIGRLTGNTVTVFRKDTRVCTNVLTSEGKRAVGTSSSQNVADAVLKRGGDYVGRANVVGQWYQTAYEPVRDSRGDIIGMLYTGTPSRSYDSLVEGYTRKLLIAVAVAIAAVVPIAFMASALMTKPIREIVRVVGSAAQGDLRNDAAVISRDEFADLTRTFNSMLGKWRAMINSIMAVSNELERGAQTLMLGAEEQLRLTGQVQKAFSEVSRGAHAQNTQMNAAKLSIDQLSSAIAQIATGVQDQTATVASASDVSNSMLEEAREAATVVATVREAAEESRQAAASGYKSIEAVIAGMPKLEAGFNSTLESVSHLDEGSKRIGLIVEAIGDIADQTNLLALNAAIEAARAGEHGRGFAVVADEVRKLAERSSRSVGEISTIIMELSQAITVTIKAVKNNNSLVSRSSQMAEEASQMLNSITSASERAAAAASSLIGVADALRERSQRVGDAMTGLAAISEENSASVEEVSASTGEITSAIGQVAKVTADNSEHASSVEESARAQNDSIESVRGSAKMLSSSAQKLNELVSYFATA from the coding sequence GTGAGATTCGGATTCTCGGCCAAGCTTACTCTGGTGCTTGTTGTCGTGGCCATTGGAGTCTCGTCGACCATAGGCATGATGTCGGTTGTCACCATAAGAAATGACGTAACATCGCTGGTGAACACCAGAGTCAAACGGGATTTGGCGACGGTGAGGGACATCATCGACCAGAAGCATCCTGGCCAATGGTCTCTTCAGGGCGACCAGATTCTCAAGGGCGTTCACGTAATGAACGAGGACTACGAGTTGATAGATGAGATTGGACGTCTCACTGGAAACACTGTTACGGTGTTCAGGAAGGACACCAGGGTGTGCACAAATGTCCTAACGTCCGAAGGCAAGAGAGCGGTCGGCACCAGTTCATCACAGAATGTGGCGGACGCTGTTCTGAAGCGCGGCGGGGACTACGTGGGCCGAGCCAATGTGGTGGGGCAATGGTATCAAACGGCATATGAGCCGGTGCGGGACAGCCGTGGGGACATCATAGGCATGCTGTATACAGGAACGCCGAGCAGGAGCTACGATAGCCTGGTCGAAGGCTACACGCGGAAGCTGCTCATAGCAGTGGCAGTGGCAATAGCGGCAGTAGTGCCGATTGCCTTCATGGCATCGGCCTTGATGACCAAGCCCATCCGGGAGATAGTCAGGGTCGTGGGGAGTGCGGCTCAGGGCGACCTGAGAAACGACGCAGCAGTGATCTCTCGAGATGAATTCGCCGACCTGACCCGGACATTCAACTCCATGCTGGGCAAATGGAGAGCCATGATCAACAGTATCATGGCTGTAAGCAATGAGCTCGAACGTGGAGCGCAGACCCTAATGCTTGGCGCCGAAGAGCAATTGCGCCTCACTGGCCAGGTGCAGAAGGCATTCTCCGAAGTATCTAGAGGCGCTCACGCCCAGAACACTCAGATGAACGCGGCCAAGCTCTCCATTGATCAGCTTTCATCGGCAATAGCTCAGATAGCGACAGGCGTTCAGGATCAGACCGCGACTGTCGCGAGCGCGAGCGACGTGTCCAACTCCATGCTTGAAGAGGCGCGCGAGGCCGCCACAGTGGTTGCTACGGTGAGGGAGGCCGCCGAGGAATCGAGGCAGGCCGCCGCAAGCGGCTACAAGTCCATTGAAGCGGTTATTGCCGGCATGCCCAAGCTGGAAGCCGGATTCAACTCCACTCTGGAGAGCGTCTCACATCTGGATGAGGGCTCCAAGCGGATCGGGCTCATAGTTGAAGCCATCGGCGACATCGCCGATCAGACCAATCTGCTGGCGCTCAATGCTGCCATAGAAGCCGCGCGAGCCGGCGAGCACGGTCGCGGCTTCGCCGTCGTGGCCGATGAGGTTCGTAAGCTAGCAGAGCGCTCCAGCCGATCGGTCGGTGAGATCAGCACCATTATCATGGAGTTGTCGCAGGCTATCACAGTGACGATCAAGGCCGTTAAAAACAACAACTCTCTGGTCAGCCGGAGCAGCCAGATGGCGGAAGAAGCTAGTCAGATGCTGAATTCGATAACCTCCGCTTCAGAAAGAGCAGCGGCGGCGGCTTCATCGCTGATTGGCGTGGCCGATGCCCTCCGGGAACGGAGCCAGCGCGTTGGCGATGCCATGACCGGCCTTGCCGCCATATCCGAAGAGAACAGCGCTTCGGTGGAGGAAGTCTCTGCAAGCACCGGCGAGATCACGTCCGCCATAGGCCAAGTGGCAAAGGTAACAGCTGATAACAGCGAGCACGCCTCCTCTGTGGAAGAGTCGGCCAGAGCACAGAATGACTCGATTGAGAGCGTGAGAGGGTCGGCCAAGATGCTGTCAAGCTCAGCTCAAAAGCTAAATGAGCTGGTATCGTATTTCGCGACCGCATAG
- a CDS encoding diguanylate cyclase: MEYSMIGATFVSGMILSSIGIYVLLEGRRGKNLWFSGFALAAALHSFGYAFELTASTVEMAFIFIKIEYLGIAFQSFFGILAIIELTGNDRRFDKRIAWGMLFFSLLTVILVHTNNLHHLYYADLALTKVGALTIMRVTPGIWYKVFVVYVELCFAVGITILARAIAKAPADLKPQYRVYLMSFLAPAIGSLIYLLGLSPYDTDLAPCYLLVMSALLVHGLNGNQLFNVVPLAQRRVIDSMNDIVVIISKNNRIVDHNPSLNQLLFCASRDHLGEHLSTVFSDYPEILEFVMTHSDDHANIALKDGSSRAYRASVHTILGRGNRALAKYLIMTDITNEMRTLQAVRKLANLDSLTHIANRRSLHSQVKELKKRCVSGLLVCAIMIDIDDFKPVNDEHGHSAGDMVLREIASILKTSLRSQDILARYGGEEFIVIAPGIGLDAAVALAERLREKISDIEMVYENHTIRVTVSVGVAGEMTGPGFEAERLVGDADAALYEAKKLGKNRVVPYRRDECECKQG; encoded by the coding sequence ATGGAATACTCCATGATCGGAGCCACATTCGTCTCTGGGATGATCCTGTCGAGCATCGGCATTTATGTGCTGCTCGAAGGCAGACGAGGAAAGAACCTATGGTTTTCAGGGTTCGCGCTTGCAGCGGCCCTGCACTCCTTTGGCTATGCCTTTGAGCTCACTGCCAGCACCGTGGAGATGGCTTTCATATTCATCAAAATCGAGTACTTAGGCATTGCGTTCCAGTCTTTCTTCGGCATCCTCGCAATCATCGAACTTACCGGGAACGATAGGCGATTCGACAAGCGCATAGCCTGGGGAATGCTCTTCTTCTCCCTGTTGACTGTGATACTGGTGCACACCAACAACCTTCACCACTTGTACTATGCCGATCTTGCGCTCACCAAGGTGGGGGCGCTCACCATAATGCGTGTGACACCAGGCATATGGTACAAGGTGTTTGTGGTTTACGTCGAGCTTTGCTTTGCGGTGGGCATCACGATTCTAGCCAGGGCGATAGCCAAGGCGCCGGCTGACTTGAAACCGCAGTACCGGGTGTATCTCATGAGTTTTCTGGCCCCGGCGATAGGCAGTCTCATCTATCTGCTGGGGCTCAGCCCCTACGACACTGATCTGGCTCCATGTTATCTACTTGTCATGAGCGCGCTGCTAGTTCATGGGCTGAACGGCAACCAGCTGTTTAACGTGGTCCCGCTGGCTCAACGCCGAGTGATCGACAGCATGAATGACATTGTAGTCATCATTAGCAAGAACAATCGGATCGTCGACCACAACCCGTCCTTGAATCAGCTGCTTTTCTGCGCCAGCAGAGACCACTTGGGCGAGCATCTATCCACGGTATTCAGTGACTATCCCGAAATCCTTGAATTCGTGATGACCCATTCAGACGATCACGCCAATATCGCGCTGAAGGATGGTTCTAGCCGCGCATATAGAGCAAGCGTCCATACCATCCTGGGCAGAGGGAACAGAGCTCTGGCGAAGTATCTCATTATGACCGACATAACCAACGAGATGAGAACGCTGCAGGCTGTGAGGAAACTCGCCAACCTAGATTCGCTCACCCACATTGCGAATCGCAGATCGCTCCACTCCCAGGTGAAAGAGCTGAAGAAACGGTGCGTAAGCGGCCTGCTCGTGTGCGCAATCATGATAGATATCGACGACTTCAAGCCAGTAAATGACGAACACGGGCACAGCGCTGGCGACATGGTCCTACGGGAAATCGCGTCGATACTGAAAACGAGCTTACGGAGTCAGGACATTCTTGCTCGGTACGGCGGCGAGGAGTTCATCGTAATCGCGCCTGGTATAGGGCTCGACGCCGCAGTGGCGCTGGCGGAAAGGCTGCGTGAAAAGATCTCCGATATCGAGATGGTGTATGAAAACCACACGATTCGAGTCACCGTGAGCGTAGGGGTGGCTGGGGAGATGACTGGCCCCGGCTTTGAGGCCGAGCGCCTTGTAGGAGATGCCGACGCGGCGCTCTATGAAGCGAAGAAGTTAGGGAAGAATCGAGTGGTCCCTTACCGCCGCGATGAGTGTGAATGCAAACAAGGATAA